CCGCGGAGATCTCGCGGTCCGGCAGACCCGTGTCCTCGCCGGACACATCGCGCGGCGCCGCCGCCTCCAGGAACGCGACACGCGGCAGCCGCTCCAGGATCGCCGCCCGCAGCACCCCGTCCAGCTCGCCCTTGCCCAGCGGACCCGGCACGAGGTCGATGGTGCCGACGGTCACCGGCTGCCAGCTGCCGAGGAGTTCCGCGTACGCGTCCGCCGCCTTGCGCACCAGGAAGTCCGTGAGCGGCCCCGGCGCCGGGTGGCGGCGGGTCGTGTCCAGGGGCAGCGAGGCGATCAGCAGCGCGGGCACGCCGAGCGGTTCGTCGGTGGGCGTGGGCGCGTGCACCACGGGGGCCGTACGCGGCCGGGCCGGCGCCCCCCCGTCGTCCACGGGCACCGCCCAGGTGACCGTCCAGTACGGCCGCAGCCGCTCCTCGACGGGACGGTCCGCGAGCAGCGCCGGCTCGATGCCGCCGCCGTGGCTGACGACCCTCCAGCGCCGGTCGCCCTGCTCGCTGTCCTCGATGTGGACGTACGCACCGTGCGTGGAGCGCCTCAACACCCGTACGCCGGCCGGGGTTTCGACGACGATCTCGGTCAGTCCGGCCAGTGCGAGGAGCAGCGCGTCGTCGATCCCGGCGAGCAGCCGCTCCACCAGGTCGACCGCGGCCCCGTCCCGCAGGGGCAGCACGACCACGGTGTCGTACCCCTCGGGAGCCGTTCCCTCGGCGGGCAGCGGCAGCCGCAGCAGCGGTACGTGCCCGTCGCGGCGGCGCAGCTCGTCGCCGAGGCCGGGACTCGCCTGGGCCGCCTCCCCGGCCAGTCCCCTGGCCTCGGCGAGGGACCAGCGCACGCCTCCGTGCCGCCCGATGACGGCGGGCTCGTCGCTCACCGCGAGTACGGCGGCGAAGCCGACGCCGAAGCGGCCGACGGCGGCCTCGTGGCCCTCGCGTTTGGCCGAGGCGCGCAGGGTGCTCAGGGATTCGACGCCGGTCGCGTCCAGCGGCGCTCCGGTGTTCGCGGCGGCGAGTACGGGACCCGCGGCGAAGCCGCTGTTGGATGCGGCGTCGCCCGTGCCCGGCCGCAGGGTCAGCCGTAGCCGGCCGGGCACCCCGGCGCGGGCCGCGGCGTCCGCGGCGTTCTGCGCGAGCTCGACGACGAGGCGGTCGCGGTACCCGCCGAGGGCGAGATCCTCCTCGGCGTTGGCGTCCTCACGGAAGCGGGCGGGACTGGCCCCCCACGCGTCGAGCACGCCGCGCCGCAGCCGTGCCGTCCCGAACGGGTCGGCCCACTCGGTCGTCCTGACGCCCACGCTGTGACTCCGCTCTCTCCGGTCGACCCGCGTACTGCTGTGCGGCCGAAGGTACCGCGTACGGCTCGCTCAGCACGCCACGGGAACTCCGGAGCTGCGGGAGGAAGAGTCAGGAGTGGCCGAGATCCTCCGAGGCGCCGTCCGGCTCGGAGGAGACCGAACCGCTGTCGCGGGCGGGGCGCAGCGGGAACTCGTCCGTGCCCATCGAGTCGAATACATGCGGCGCCGGCGTCGGCGGCTTCGGCATCACGGCCGCCTCGGAGTGACCGCCGCAGCCGTACGTGAGGGACACCACGTGCCCGTCAGCCGGCGAGAACTCGTTCGCGCAGACGCCGAAGGCCTGCCGCAGGGAGCCCGCCATCGGAACCAGGAAACCGCAGGTCACACAGGCGGCAGGAGCTGCCTGGGCCATCGGCGTCTTGGCGCCGAAGGCCTCGTCCCAGCGGTCCGCGGCGATGTGCAGCCCGTACCGGGACAGCACGCGGGCCCGGCGCATGCCGAGCTCCTCCGCGAGCGCCGCGATGGCCCCGCGGCCGTTGTCGATGGTGGCATCCGTGCCGGGCCTGCGGTCGGTGAGCTCCGCGTCCTCGGCCTCCACGCGCTCGGCGAGATCGTGGGACGGCGCGGCGTCGGCGATCACGGAATTCGGCGGGGGAACATCCTCGCCGGTGAAGCCGGGCTCCAGCCGCAGATCCTCGGCCTCGGTGGGCAGCAGATCGCCGGGGCCCATGTCGCCGGGCCGCAGCCGCTCGCTCCAGGGCACCCACTCGGGCGCCAGCAGGGCGTCGGCTCCCGGCAACAGGACAGTCTCGTCGAGCGTGACGTTCTTGGCGCGGGAGGCCCGCGTCACGGTCACCGCCCAGCGCCAGCCCCGGTAGCCCGGTTCCTTGCACTCGAAGAAGTGCGTGACTACACGGTCACCCTCCGAGACAAGGGACACGTGCTCGCCGACCACTCCAGGGGCAGCGGCCTCTTCGGCCGCCTCCCGGGCAAGGTCTACCGCCTCGGCGCACAGGCGGTCAGGGGTTCGGCTTCGCGTCGTCGCAGCACTCACAGGTCTCGCTTCTCTCCTACGCCGTCTCACGGGTGCGCCGGCCGATTCCGAGGGACGAGGCGCAGGCGGAGCGGACCGGAGGGCCGCATCGACGTCCGCGCCCGGACCAACCTGTCTCGGGCACACCTACCGTCATCCATTCTGCGGGATGCCGAACAGGCGCGCGGCCGAGAACAACCGCCGGTGGCGCGCTACGCACGCTACCCCCTCTGCCGCTCCTCGCCCACCTGCCCGCCCCAACAAGGGGCGAACAACCCCGCATCACGGTTCGCCTCGGCAGGGGTTGGGGCACTATGACGGGGTGGCAGCCGCGAGGTCGTCCGAGGGAGCCGGGCCGCTCGGAAGAGCAGGCCGGGCGATCGGTCGCGCCCTGCATCTTCCCTTCACCGGGACGGCGCGCGGCATCCGCAAGGCGACGCACGCGCACGGCGCGGGCGAGTCGGGCCTGGGCAAGCTGATCGAGCTGCATGCAGTGAACGGCGCGGGCGATGTCATGATCACCGTCGCGCTGGCGTCCACGGTCTTCTTCTCCGTACCGACGGACGAGGCACGCGGCCGGGTCGCGCTCTATCTGGCCGTCACGATGCTGCCCTTCACCCTGCTGGCCCCGGTCAT
The Streptomyces lunaelactis genome window above contains:
- a CDS encoding DUF3027 domain-containing protein, with the protein product MSAATTRSRTPDRLCAEAVDLAREAAEEAAAPGVVGEHVSLVSEGDRVVTHFFECKEPGYRGWRWAVTVTRASRAKNVTLDETVLLPGADALLAPEWVPWSERLRPGDMGPGDLLPTEAEDLRLEPGFTGEDVPPPNSVIADAAPSHDLAERVEAEDAELTDRRPGTDATIDNGRGAIAALAEELGMRRARVLSRYGLHIAADRWDEAFGAKTPMAQAAPAACVTCGFLVPMAGSLRQAFGVCANEFSPADGHVVSLTYGCGGHSEAAVMPKPPTPAPHVFDSMGTDEFPLRPARDSGSVSSEPDGASEDLGHS